Proteins encoded within one genomic window of Erinaceus europaeus chromosome 13, mEriEur2.1, whole genome shotgun sequence:
- the TMEM53 gene encoding transmembrane protein 53 isoform X1 — MTSTELDYTIEIPDQPCRSRENSPTQGRKEAKPLVILLGWGGCTDKNLAKYSAIYHKRGCIVIRYTAPWHMVFFSESLGIPSLRALAQKLLELLFDYEVEKEPLFFHVFSNAGVMLYRYVLELLQTHRRFCHLRVVGTIFDSGPGNSNLVGALRALAVILEHRPAVLRLLLLVAFALVAILFHVLLAPLTALFHTHFYDRLLNAASRWPELYLYSRADEVVLARDVERMVQTRLAQQVLVHSVDFVSSAHVSHLRDYPAYYTSLCVNFMHSCIHC; from the exons AGAATAGCCCCACCCAAGGCAGGAAGGAGGCAAAGCCTTTGGTGATTCTCCTGGGCTGGGGTGGCTGCACTGACAAGAACCTTGCCAAGTACAGCGCCATCTACCACAAAAGG gGCTGCATCGTGATCCGATACACAGCCCCATGGCACATGGTCTTCTTCTCCGAGTCCCTGGGCATCCCTTCACTTCGTGCTTTGGCCCAGAAGCTACTTGAGCTCCTCTTTGATTACGAGGTTGAGAAGGAACCCCTGTTCTTCCACGTCTTCAGTAATGCTGGCGTCATGCTCTACCGATATGTGCTGGAGCTCCTGCAGACCCACCGGCGCTTCTGCCACCTGCGTGTGGTGGGCACCATCTTTGACAGCGGTCCTGGCAACAGCAACCTGGTGGGGGCTCTGCGGGCCCTGGCGGTCATCCTGGAGCACCGGCCTGCTGTGTTGcgcctgctgctcctggtggccttcgcCCTGGTGGCCATTCTGTTCCATGTTCTACTTGCACCACTCACTGCCCTTTTCCACACCCACTTCTATGACAGGCTTCTCAATGCAGCCTCTCGCTGGCCTGAGCTCTACCTCTACTCAAGGGCTGACGAGGTGGTCCTGGCCAGGGATGTGGAACGCATGGTGCAGACTCGCCTGGCACAGCAGGTCCTAGTACACTCTGTGGACTTTGTGTCATCTGCACATGTCAGCCACCTCCGTGACTACCCTGCTTACTACACGAGCCTCTGTGTCAACTTCATGCATAGCTGCATCCACTGCTGA
- the TMEM53 gene encoding transmembrane protein 53 isoform X2, translating to MVFFSESLGIPSLRALAQKLLELLFDYEVEKEPLFFHVFSNAGVMLYRYVLELLQTHRRFCHLRVVGTIFDSGPGNSNLVGALRALAVILEHRPAVLRLLLLVAFALVAILFHVLLAPLTALFHTHFYDRLLNAASRWPELYLYSRADEVVLARDVERMVQTRLAQQVLVHSVDFVSSAHVSHLRDYPAYYTSLCVNFMHSCIHC from the coding sequence ATGGTCTTCTTCTCCGAGTCCCTGGGCATCCCTTCACTTCGTGCTTTGGCCCAGAAGCTACTTGAGCTCCTCTTTGATTACGAGGTTGAGAAGGAACCCCTGTTCTTCCACGTCTTCAGTAATGCTGGCGTCATGCTCTACCGATATGTGCTGGAGCTCCTGCAGACCCACCGGCGCTTCTGCCACCTGCGTGTGGTGGGCACCATCTTTGACAGCGGTCCTGGCAACAGCAACCTGGTGGGGGCTCTGCGGGCCCTGGCGGTCATCCTGGAGCACCGGCCTGCTGTGTTGcgcctgctgctcctggtggccttcgcCCTGGTGGCCATTCTGTTCCATGTTCTACTTGCACCACTCACTGCCCTTTTCCACACCCACTTCTATGACAGGCTTCTCAATGCAGCCTCTCGCTGGCCTGAGCTCTACCTCTACTCAAGGGCTGACGAGGTGGTCCTGGCCAGGGATGTGGAACGCATGGTGCAGACTCGCCTGGCACAGCAGGTCCTAGTACACTCTGTGGACTTTGTGTCATCTGCACATGTCAGCCACCTCCGTGACTACCCTGCTTACTACACGAGCCTCTGTGTCAACTTCATGCATAGCTGCATCCACTGCTGA